The following is a genomic window from Longimicrobium sp..
GGGATCAACTCCTTGAGCTTTTCCGCGATGTTGCGCCCGTACTCCTGGCTCTTGTCGCGGTGGATGATGACGCTGAACGCGTCCACCGGCTCGCCGTTGATCAGCATGTCCAGCTTGACCAGCGGGTTGGCGCGGTACTCGGAGAAGTCGTAGTCGAACGATGCGTAGCCCCGCGTGGCGGACTTGAGCTTGTCGTAGAAGTCGAGCACGATCTCGCCCAGCGGCAGGTCGTACGTCAGCTCCACGCGCTGCGGATCGGGGTAGCTCATCCCGCGGAAGTCCGCGCGCCGCTCGTGCGCAAGCCTCTGTACCCCGCCGATGTAGTCCGCGGGCACCAGAATGCGCGCGGTGACGTACGGCTCCTCGATGCGCGCGATCTTGGTGGGAT
Proteins encoded in this region:
- a CDS encoding elongation factor 4 (back-translocating Elongation Factor EF4; binds to the ribosome on the universally-conserved alpha-sarcin loop), with product LGLLHMEIIQERLEREFDLDIITTVPNVKYHVVMTDEQDFWVESPSALPDPTKIARIEEPYVTARILVPADYIGGVQRLAHERRADFRGMSYPDPQRVELTYDLPLGEIVLDFYDKLKSATRGYASFDYDFSEYRANPLVKLDMLINGEPVDAFSVIIHRDKSQEYGRNIAEKLKELIPRQMFEVAIQAAIGNKVIARESISAMRKNVTAKCYGGDISRKRKLLEKQKAGKKRMKQVGTVEIPQEAFLAVLRVGE